GGATGAAATACCGAACGCCCTTGCGCCCGACCCGGTGGACGCGGGCCTCGTCTACGCCACTTCTATTACGAAGCTGAGCGACCCGACCCAGCCGGCCGGTGTGCGCGTCCTGGACGTGTCGGACCCGTACAACATCGTGTCGGATCCACTATTGAGCGACCGCATCGAGAACGACCTGATAGAAGTGCACAATTGCATCGGTGACGGAACAGGAAATTGTCTAAAGCACCCCGCTACTCCTCAAAGCAAGGTGTTTGCTGCTGACATTGAAGTGATCGCAGTAAATCCGACGGGTTTCGGTATTCCGTTCAAGGCGGGCGATTCGGTCACGGTTGTGGCCAATCCTTCCGCGGGCTGCGCGGGGACGTTTTCAAAGGACGACTTAACGCAACGCTACGGCTACGCGACCAGTGCCGCCGGGGAAGACAGCGGAACGGGCGTGGAGGGACGCAGCCGCCTCTCCATCCTCGACCTCAACCCGTGCGCCATCCAGGATATCTCGGGCACGGACATCACGCTCGTTTCAAACTCCATGTACCAGACAGAAGTCGAAGTATTCGGAAACCCCGAGCCCGGTGCTGAAGTTCCCGGGCCGGACGAGCACGTGGGCCTGACGCTCGCGAAGAACGACGAGGGCGCGTTCATCTACGTGCTGAACAAGGAGGCGAACGGGCCCCAGGTCGTCATAAAGATCGACGCCGTGGCACGGGACTTCGCCTACGCGAAGAAGGATTTTCCTAACGTCCCGTCCATAGTTGATGTGCAGGACGTCGTGGTCGCTCAGCGGAATGCGGCTGGAACGGCGACACTCATTGCGGCGGTGAGTGGAGCGAATGGGACACTTCATTTCTTCCAGGAGTCCGGAGTGGAGGTGGACACGGACGGGAACCCCGCGAACGGCGTCACGCCCGTCTGCCTTGCGGCCGCTTTCGGAGGGGATCCATGCCCCGACGCGACCATACAGCCCGACGACATCGCCGTGCACCCGGACGGCCAGCTCCTCTACGTGTCGTTTGCGGGAGCTGTTCAGGCGAAGAGATTCATTGCAGAGGTGGATATTACCGACTTTACCAAAGCACCTCGTCTATTGAGCGATTCGGGAGGCGGGATTCCGTTTACTGGAACGCTCAAAGGAATCGCGTTTGACTCTGTGGGAGATCTTTACGTGTGCGAGCAGGACTTCAATCTGGCGTTAGATGACCGCGTGCGGAAGTTCACCGTTCCAGGAGCGGGTAATCAGCTCGGATTTACGGGCATTGAGACAACGAACGTGGATGATCCGGTGGACGCCGCGGTGGACGAGGGCGACGGTGTCGTGGCGGTGCTGGATTTTGGCGGTGCGGGTGACCCTCCGGGGCAGCTGAAGCTCTTCACCTTGGACCTGTCCACGGTGCAGGGTGCGCTCAACTCGCTCCATGACCCGCGCGACGTGGTGACGGAGGAGCCGGGAGTGTACGCGGTGGCGGAGCAGGGGAAGGCGGGATTCCCGCAGACGGGCGACGTGCGGCTCTTCAAGACACAGAGCGGCTCGAAAAAGGTGATCCGGGGACAATTCGGAGCGTCGGGAGTGGACATTCTGGGCGACCACACCGACCTAACGGCCTGCCTCGGGAGCGCGTGTTCGGGCAAGCGCTACGTGGTGTCGGACTATGACCTGGAGAAAGTATTCCAGCTTGAGAAACCCGTGATTCTCGACACGGGCCTCTTCCCGAACGACGCGGTGACGGTGGGCGAAGGCGCGCAGCAGCAGGTATGGGTGTGCTCGGGCGAGCCGGGGGACACGACTTCGGGCACGACGAACAGAATCGACGTGTTCATCACGAGTGAGGATGTTGAGGTGCCGGATCCAAAGGCGCCCATTGACCTTACTGCAAGTCCCCCGGTAGGTGGTAATGCTTTCGCTCCCACCTCGATGGCGGCGGCGGAGTTTCCGAGCGGTGAGAAACGTATTTTCGTGACGATGTTTGACTCTGACAAGATATTGGTCTATGACGGAACACCGGGATCGGCCACGCAGTACCAGCTTCATCCTCTTCCTCCTAGTGCTGGCATTATCCCTGTAGGCGCGGGGCCGCGCAGGATCGTAATTCAGCCGGAGATCGTAGAGTAAAGCGGTAGTCAGCGGGTAGCCGCCAGAGAGCCGCTATCAGTTGGCGGATAGCAGATGGCAGTTGGCGAGTGGAAAATTCTTTTCTATACCCCTTGCTCCTTACTTCTTACTCCTTACTCCTAAACTCATAGCCCCGCTTCGGCGGTTCGTCGAAGCGCATGCGCGGGAAATCTCCAAAAAATGAGAGTTTTTCGATTTACTATTGACATCCCTGAATCCACATGTGACCTGCCCCCATTCATTGTGCCAGTTCCAAAGTTAGTCTTTCCTGCCCTACCGCCATGTTGAGCGTAGCGAAACATGGCGGCAGAACCGCCGCATGCGCCGCCGGAGCCCNNNNNNNNNNNNNNNNNNNNNNNNNNNNNNNNNNNNNNNNNNNNNNNNNNNNNNNNNNNNNNNNNNNNNNNNNNNNNNNNNNNNNNNNNNNNNNNNNNNNACCGCCACCCCATCGTGGGGCCGCTTCCGGACGTCGAGGGGTTCTACCTGATGGGCGGCTTTTCGGGGCGCGGCATCATGCACTCGCCCGCCGCGTGCGAGGCGCTCGCCCAGCGAATTCTTCTCGGAAAATCAGATCTCGACATCGACCCGCTCCGCTTCGAGCGCTTCGCCGAAGGCGACCTGCAGGTCGAAACTGCGGTGATCTAGTCCGCGCCGTGCTTCTTTTCGTACTTCGCCAGCGTGTCGCGTAGCTGCTTCGCCGTTTTGGTTTTCATGAGCTCGTCGCGGAGCTCCCGGTCGCGGAAGAAACGCGCAATCTTGGCCAAAATTTGCAAGTGCGTCCGCTGGTTTTCCTCGGGCCCCAGGAGAAGAAACACGAAGTGCGCAGGCGACTGGTCGATGGAATCGAAGGGAATGCCTTTCTTGATAAACGCCAGGGCCAGAATCGTTTTCTCGATTTTCTTGGACAGCGCGTGCGGCACGGCGAGCGAGCGGCCGATACCCGTGGAGTAGATTTCTTCGCGCTGGCGCAGCAGCTCAAGCGCGTCGTCCGCGTCCTCGAGGAGCTTTTTCTCCTTGAGGAACCGCACCATTTCATCGATGGCCGCGAATTTCTCCTTGGCCTTCAAATTCATGAGGATGTGGCTTTC
The DNA window shown above is from Acidobacteriota bacterium and carries:
- a CDS encoding PTS sugar transporter subunit IIA; translated protein: MPRLMEYLPESHILMNLKAKEKFAAIDEMVRFLKEKKLLEDADDALELLRQREEIYSTGIGRSLAVPHALSKKIEKTILALAFIKKGIPFDSIDQSPAHFVFLLLGPEENQRTHLQILAKIARFFRDRELRDELMKTKTAKQLRDTLAKYEKKHGAD
- a CDS encoding FAD-binding oxidoreductase → RHPIVGPLPDVEGFYLMGGFSGRGIMHSPAACEALAQRILLGKSDLDIDPLRFERFAEGDLQVETAVI